A region of Culicoides brevitarsis isolate CSIRO-B50_1 chromosome 1, AGI_CSIRO_Cbre_v1, whole genome shotgun sequence DNA encodes the following proteins:
- the LOC134827166 gene encoding uncharacterized protein LOC134827166: MHPIRWNKRRLLSVALSGIVFYLILSAKYNKFQAETVIKNHKPEDVWNFVADFSKMKLLNPTIEEFRILKDHGNFNHWKYEVEYIERLSHWPYWKNANMGYFSVYKLPQEQGGEYVVDSTHKTCFFAGLYCLKANGQFKFSNTHSLKDTQVVETVQYQCPPFIGSLCRREVEFQRKAIMDNLKLHFERK, from the exons ATGCATCCAATAAGATGGAATAAACGACGACTTCTATCGGTAGCTTTGAGTGGCATCGTATTTTATCTGATACTCTCggcaaaatacaataaatttcaagcGGAAACTGTGATAAAGAATCACAAACCGGAGGACGTGTGGAATTTTGTAGCGGATTTCAGTAAAATGAAGTTGCTTAATCCAACgat tgaagAATTCCGAATTCTCAAGGACCATGGAAACTTTAATCACTGGAAATATGAAGTCGAGTATATCGAACGTCTCTCTCACTGGCCATATTGGAAAAATGCCAACATGGGCTATTTTTCTGTGTACAAACTGCCACAAGAGCAAGGAGGTGAATATGTCGTTGATTCCACTCATAAAACGTGTTTCTTTGCCGGACTTTATTGTC TTAAAGCTAATGGTCAATTTAAGTTTTCTAATACACATTCGCTGAAAGACACGCAGGTAGTTGAGACGGTGCAATATCAGTGTCCTCCATTTATTGGTAGCCTTTGTCGTCGCGAAGTAGAATTCCAACGGAAGGCCATCATGGACAACCTTAAACTGCATTTTGAACGTAAAtga